Within the Novosphingobium pentaromativorans US6-1 genome, the region GCACGTCGGCATCGCCCGCATCGGGGCGCGCACGGGGCTCAGCGGTGCGATGGAAAGATTAGTGAGCCGTCGGTGAGACAGGTTGACTGTTCAGATAACGCCCGTAATCGGGGCCCGTGACCGCGCGCAGTTCGGTACGGCCGTCGTCGGTCTGGAGCAGCTTCACCTGTTCGCCGCGATGGGAGAGTAGGCCGTGTTGCATGTTGATCCCGGCAAGGGCCGCAGGCAGCGTGCGCAGATAGGACGCGGGCGCCCCTACCAGGCTCGCGAGCTGACCGAAGGACCAGTTGGTCGGGGCAATCGGCGTGTCGTCGCCGGGCGCGATCAGCGTGAGCAGTTCCGGATCCTCGCTACGCGCCTCGACACGGACAGACCTGCTTTCGACGATCCGTGTGGTCGCCTGATCGGCCCGGCGGCGCACGCTGGCGTGAAGGTCGGTGAGTGAGAGATAACGTTCGTCGTCCGGGCGCGAGAACCATTCGGATGAAACGCGGGAGATGTTCTGGCCACGCGAGATATCGACGCGGTATCCGCCGCTGACGGGCGCGTCTGAGGGTTGCTCGATGATGCGGGCGATGGTGGCCATGGTGGTGTTCCTCGAAGATGGTGATGATCAAAAGCCCGAAGCGTCGCCGCCCTCAGGCTCATCCTCTTCATCCCCCTTCCCTTTCGTCACATGGCAGTTGACCCCGCCCCGTTGGGGCCGGCGATCAGCGGTTGCCATTCGTAAAGCAGGTGAGCATCCGGATCGTGTTCGTTCCCGATCGCGATCCGCACCAGGCGTCCATCGCAGGCAAAATTGGCGGCGCGCGGGAAATCGCAGTAGCTGCGCCCTTCGAACACGAAATCCCGGGAGCGAACCTCAATGATCTTGCGCGCTGCGCCCAGTGCGCGATGGGTGAAGGGTGCGTGCAGGAGGGTGAGGGTATCGCCGGGTTTGAGGCGCTTCCTGAAGCTGGCGAGCGAGACCAGATTGTCGACCGGATTGGCCTTCCCGCGCCGGGCAGCGAGCGCCGCCCAATAGGCCTGCCTAATGGCGACTTCTGCATAGAACGAGCAGTTCCAGTAATCCTGGAGCGGGTTGGTGCGGCAAAAGCCGAAGCGCTCGATCTGATCGCGCACCGTCGTGATGAACGTCTCCTGCGCGTCGCGCGTTGACAGATCACGCGGAGCGTCGAGAACTTCGGCCGTGATCTTGCGGCCACCGGTAAATCGCTCGCTGCGAAGGGCGAAGCGGATTTCAGGGAAATGGTTCGCAAGGTGCGTTTCGATCCGGCGGCACAATGTGCTGTGGTCCTCGGACGCACGATAGAGGTCGCCCTGATAGTGGAAATTGCCGCGTTCGTCGTAGGGGGTCTCGCTGTAGAGGCGCGCGGGCGCCTCCACCGGGGTGGTGGATGGCATCATCGTGTCCTTTTTCATTGAGTAAGAAGGAGTGTCAGACGCGGCCCGCGGCTACCCAGGCCCAGTACCCGAGCCGGGTGTCGTCATTGGCCACTTCGGCCTGCCAATCGGCGATGGGATATTCGGGATCCTCGCTCCAGCCATTGCGGCTTTCAGCGGCAGTGGCTGCATGAGATTTTCGCGACAGCATGTCATTCAGCACGGCGCCTGTGGTCTTGAAGACCATACCATCGGCAAAGATCGCGCAGGCCCCGCCCCCGAATTCACCCACCTTGGGACGAGAGCAACTGCATGCCCATTCGAACCCGATGGGCGCCTGACGCAGGGTTTCCTGGCAGCAATGCCGGATCAGCTGCGCGAGAGCATCCGGCTGGAAGTCAGTGGTCGAATAGAGGCAGACGGTGGATAGTTCCGGACGGTCACGCGGGTTTTCGGCTGCGAATTCCACGCCAAAGTCCGGAAAATCCGGATCGGCAAAGATGGCAAGAAACCCGCTCCACGGCTCGTCCGGATTGACCGGCGGAAAGGCGGCCAAAAACTCCGGCGATGGATCCTTGGGGGTGTCTTCGGCCATGAAGGCGTAGCTCGCCTCGAATGCCTCCTCGATCAGCGCCAGTTCGGCATGGGTGCAACTGAAGGAGAAACTGCCTTGGATGTAGGTGTCAGCCATTGTCCGTTTCCCCATTCACGTCGATGCATGCAGGGCCGCCTGCGATGGTGACTGGCGGGGGCTGGAATTCCGCGCTTTCGAACCATGCTTCGATCGCCTCCATGGTTCCAAGCGCGCAGATCATGCTGTGGGCAAGGACGATTTCCTCGTTCTCGGTCATGTCGAACTGTGCGGGCGTGCCGGTGCCGGTAAAGACCACGCGCTCAGGTCCGAAAACACCGCTGCAGCTGCCGGAATCGCGTACAAAGGCGATGCCATGGTCTTCGCAGAACTGCTCGGTCCACTCGAACATGCCGCCGGGCTGCGCATAGGCGAAGGCCGCGAGGGTCTCGCCGGGACGCAGCGATGCAGGATCGAGTGGCTCGCCTTCCCAGTCGGCGCGCCCTCCGTCGCGGTCAATCGCTTCGAACAGGCCAGAAATACACACATGAGGGATCACACCGCCGATGAGGATCGATGCACTTGCCCGGTCAGCCATCTGGGTTCTCCATATTTGAGGTTCTGAAATGCGCGCCCGGCCAACCGGGCGCACCTACCCTCCCCCCACTCCCTTCACGAGCCAGGGCGTGATGGTGCGGATGCCGGAGCCGAGAACCCTTGCGATATCGCGGAAAGGACCTCTTCAGCCCGATCGAGGGGCACGAAAATGCGCGTGGTGTACTGGATCACCTCGGTGAAGCAGCCCCGCGCCTTGAGCCAGTCCCGGTCGCCGGGACCGGCACCGCGCAGTTCCAGGCGGCGGCTGTTGTTGACGAAGACCGAGGCCAGGCGAACGCCGTCGAGCCCGGGAACAGGCACACCGCCGTCGCTTCGCGCGGCAGCAATCAGTTCGGCCGGCGTCAGGCGCACGGATGCTGCAAGGCCAAACTCGGCCTGAAGTTTCTCGACGGCGGCCGGCATAACGATCCGGCCGAGCAATGCTTCGCTGGTCCTGTCGGTAATCCTCCAGACCCGAACATCGTCCGATGGGAGCTTGTGCCAGACCGGCAGCAGGAGCCCGGTCGCCAGGCTGATGGTCTCGACATCAAGCTGGGCCGAGGCTGCCGTCACTTCGGTCTCCCACAATGTGCGGAACGCATCCTGCTCGATCGGCTGCCAGTGGGTGCCCTCCAGGGCATGCGCGGACAGGCGTTCGCTTCCTGTGGGCCGGACCAGTTGGCACATGGGCACCGGGCGCCCCTCGTCATCGGTGATCGACCAGGAGGGAACGCGCAGCGCGACCTTGCCCGAGCGGCCGTTCCGCAGCCAGGCAACGCCCTCGGTGCCTTCCCACATGCGCGTGAGCCGCGCCCATGACATGGTGCGCGGTTTGGTGTGAAGTTCGAGGCGCAGCAGGCGTGTCTGCGCACCGGTGACGGGATCCGTGCGCAAGACCTGCTCCCCAAGCGGCACGACCCGTTCGGCGACAATGGTCTCGACGCCCAGATCGAGCGTGCCCGCCTCGCGCGCGGCATCGATACGGGCCTGGATGAGCCCGCCATATTCCTCGAAAATGGCATTCTGCGCCGCGATTCTGAGCGCCAGGATGCGATTGAGCCAGCGCTGGATCGGCGGTAGGCGCTCCAGCAGAGCGCCGCTATCATCCTCGACCAGCTTGAGACCGGTCATGTTCGTAAAGTCGGGAAGTGTTGTGCTGGAAAGCTTGCCGGCGTGCAGCAGGTGATACCACTGGGTCAGGGCTTCGCGGGCATAGGTACTTTCGAGGCTGTCAGCCGGGTTGAAGAGGTTCTGCCCGCCAGTCTGGCGCTGGCCGCGCGTCAGTGCCCCCAGGCTGTCGAGCCGCCGTGCGATGGTACTGATGAACCGTCGCTCGCCCTTGCAGTCGGTGGTAACGGGACGGAAGACCGGCGCACTGGCCTGGTTAGTACGATGGGTGCGCCCGAGCCCCTGGATGGCGCTTGCCGCCTTCCAGCCCGGTTCGAGCAGGAAGTGAATGCGGCGTTTCCCGGCGCTGCCGCTGCCCAGGTCAGCGTGGTAGGAACGCCCCGTGCCGCCGGCATCGGAAAAGGCGAGAATCGGCTTGCGGCCGGCCATGAAGGCATCGCTGTCAGCCTTGCGCGCGCCGGGGCTGCGCGTTTCCAGTTTCTGGTTGCCGTGCGGATCGAGAACAATGCGTTTGGTCCGGCCAGTCACTTCAGCGACTGCATCCTTGCCGAAGTGGGCGATCAAGGCATCGAGCGCAGCGGGAATGGGCGGCATGCCGCACAGCTGCTCGATCAGATCGTCGCGCGCAGCCATGGCTTCGCGGCACGGCACCGGCGCGCCGTGTTCGTCGACCATCAGTTCGGAACGGGCGGTGCCATCGCTGGCCGTGAATACCCGCATCTGCCGGGTCGGAAAGGCATTCCTGAGGTAATCCACAAGCCCGTCCCTGGGCGAAACGTCCACAGCGAGATGCGCGCGCTCCTGCGCCGAGAGGCCCGACAGGCGCCGTTCAAGGACGGCTTCCCCCGTCGTCACCAGTTGCACGACGGCGGCATGGCCGGTCGCGACTTCGGTTTCGATCGCCCGGATCAGGCTCGGCATCTTCATCGACAGGAGCACCTGGCTGAAGAAACGCTGCTTGGCACTTTCGAACCGGGAGAGCGCCGAACCCTTGGCCTGCGCGTTCAGGGTATCGCCCGACATGCGATCGACGACGCCGGTGGCTTTCAGGGCCTCGTCCAAGTGCTGATGTATGATTCCTTATCGCGAGGAAGCGATAATGCGCAGGAACGCGGCGTAGGCCCCGCCAGACTGCGGAACATTACGGCATTTCCTGCGCATTATTTCACAGGGTGTCGAGCCACTCCATCAGGCTGGCATCCCGTTTCCACGAAGGGGGTACGTTGCTCGCCGCCGGCGCACCCACCTGTTCCAGCGCCTTTCGCTTGGTCTCGAGATTGGCCTGTGCGTAGTGGTTGGTCGTGTCGAGGCTGACATGCCCCAGCCAACTGCGGATAACGGTAATGTCCACTCCGGCTGCTACAAGGTGGACGGCGGTTGCGTGCCGGAAGCTGTGCGGCGTCACATGCTTGGACCGGAGCGACGGCACAGCCTTGGCTGCCTCGTCAACATAGGCGGCGAGTTTGAACCGCACGCCCGACGCGCCCAGCGGCTTGCCATATCGGTTGACGAAGATGCGCTCGTCTGGCGCACGCGGTTGGCGTTCCAGTAACTTTTCGATCAACGTCACGGTTTCCGGCCAGAGCGGACAGATCCGTTCCTTGCGCCCCTTGCCATTGAGGCGAGCGCAGTGGGGTGCATCGAACCGGATCGCGTCGGGGCACAGATCAAGCGCTTCCTGGATCCGCGCGCCGCTGTTGTACAGGAACGAGAGCAACGCATGGTCGCGCATTCCCGCGACAGTGCTCCGATCGGGTTGGGCGAGAATCGCCTCGACTTCCGCCGGCTCGAGATAGCACGGCGCGGATGTCGGTTCCCGCTTGAGCGGTACGGTCAGAACCTCTGCGCATTGCGCGACATATTCCGGATTCCTGTCCGCCACGAAGCTGAAGAAGCTGCGGATCGCGGCGAGCCGGCAGTTACGCGTGCCGATCGTGGACCCGCGCCCATGTTCGGTATGGTGGAGGAACGCGCGCACCTCGTCGGCAGAGATATCGGCCAGTGCGACTCGCGCGACCCCGCCGCCTTTTCGCTCGGCGATAAAGCGCAGCAACAGCCGCCAGGTGTCACGATAGGACCGGATCGTATGGACCGAAGCACTGCGTTGCTCGACCAGCCATTCCTGGAAGAACGCCCGCAACAGAGAGGGGAACGGGTCGCTTCTCGTCATGGCCGCGCCTCCATGGTGAGGCATCGGGCGCCGACGGCACGGAAGCGTTCGCTTGCTTCCTGCAGCAGATCCTGCGTGACGGTGATGTAGACCAGCGTGGAGTTGATATCCCGGTGGCCCATGTAGGTGGAGAGGAAGTGCAGCTTGTCCTGCGGATTGACGCCGGCCCGGTACCATTGGAGTATCCGGTTGACGACCATCGAATGGCGCAGATCGTGAACGCGCGGCCCCGTTCGCCCGGTCGGGGCCTTGAACCCGGCGCGGCGCATGACATCGGTGATCATCGTCGAGACAGACCGCGGCGTGTAGCGATCATTGAAGTGCCCGTGCCAGAACAGACCTGATTCCGGATTTTGCGGCGCACCTGCGCGCTGCCTTGCATCGATATAGGCGCGCAGTTCGGCGAGGACGCTGCCTGTCAATGGCAGGATCCGGGTCTTGTAGAACTTCGTTTGCCGGATCGTGATCGTGCCCGACTGGAAGTCCACGTCGCCCAGATCGAGTCTGGCGAGTTCGCTGCGGCGCAGACCGGCACAATAGGCCAGAAGCACCATGGTGTAGAGGACCATCGGTCGCAGCGGTGCATTTGGCGACGGGTAGGAACGGGCAACATTGAGCATGTTCCGGACATCGGACGGGCTGAAGATATGCGGCCGCCGATGTTCTCGCGCCACTTCCCGTTCGGGCCGGGCGTCAAAGCGTTTCGGCGGGATGCCGGGATCGAGGCGATGCCGCGCCTTGGTCAGGAGGCGCCCGAGCTTCTGGCATTCAGCCGCGTGATTGCGAGTTGGTTTGGCCGCCTTCCAGCACGCCAGCATGGTTTCAAGCGATGACCCGGCAAGTTCGGGGTTCGCCTGAAGGAACCGGTCGAACCGCAATATCCAGTGGCCCTGCGTTTCATACTGATAGCCCCGGCTGTGCATCAGCGCGACATGATCGCGCATGAAGTCGCCCAGCACGCTGCCGAAGGGTGCAGGCTGTCGCAACGCGGCGAGTTCCTCATCGGGATTGGACGACGCCAGCGCGCGCCAGATCGGCTTGCTGTGTTTGACGTTGTACCGACGGCGAAGCGCGACAATGGGATTGTCGGCGATCAGTCCGATTTCGGCGAGGTGGTCAAGGAAGCGATCGACGATGCAGACCTGGTTCAGCAATGTCGACATTCGCCAGCGTCTTGCCATTTCCTTCAGCCAGGCCTCGAGCATCTGCCGGTCCACCGCCGGATGCCGGCGGGCAACATCTTCGAAGGTGCGAAGGAACCAGCGATAGGTCGGTACGCTTCCCGGCCGGAACTGCGATTTTACCAGGAAGGCGTCGACGACGGTGCGATCGGGATCGTGCCAGGCGCTCATGACAGCACCTCCATTCCAGGCACATCGAGTGCCACGGCTCGGAGATCATCTGTTGCCAGTTTGAGATAAGTATTGGTGGATTCGGTGGATCGATGCCCGAGCACGTCGCCGATAATCTTTTGCGGGACCGACGCCCGCAGCATTTCAACCGCACGGGCGTGACGGAACACATGCGGTCCCCGCTTCCCGGGCGGTTCGACGCCTGCGGCCGACAACCGTCCCCTGACCATGCCATACAGGTTCGTCATCGCGATATAGGGCGCGCAGGACCGGACGAAGACCTCCCGCGCTTCGGTCCGGGGCCGCCCATGGCGAAGGTAATCGAACAGCGCCTCGCCAACCGGCGCCAGGAGCGGCATGGCGGAATGCGCATTGGTCTTGGTGTGGCGGATATGCAGGGATTCTTCGCGCCAGTTCACGTCCTCAAGGCGCAGGCGACAGATTTCGCCTTCGCGCAGGCCATATGTCGCAAGCAGCTGAAGTATCGCATGATCGCGCAGCCCTCGCGGCGACAGGTCCGTCTTCGCAGCTGCCAGCACCGCCGCGATTTGCTCCGTGTCCAGCGTCGAGGGCACATCTTCATAGGCGTAGAGCATGGGACCGATGATGTGCGGGGTGAGATCGGTCGGGATACGACCCGTCCGGTGCAGATAGCGGACCACCGAGCGGAGCCGCTCCGCAACATCCGCCAGTGACTTGCGCCGCAGGCCAGGCCCGCGCATGTCCATGTAGAGATCGACATCCCTGACATTCAGTGTTGCGAGACCAGCTCCGCCGCCGCGATCGAACTGCCAGCGCAGGAAGTTTCGTGCCTCCCACATCGCCGCCGCAATGCTCGCACTCGCCAGACCGCGTTCGTCGCGCAGCCATGCCTCGTATTCGCAGCAGATCGCATGGCGGAACGCCGCGTCGGGTCCGGTCAGTTCCGGTTCGGGAGGCCATTTGCCCTGGGCAAGCCGAAGCAGCTTGGAAATCGCCGTGCGCGGCAGCTTGTGCCAGCGTGGGCTGGGATCCCGGCCATACCGGGCCTGAAAATCCTCGATCGCATAGTGGAAATACTGATCGACCTGCCCGGGCGTCACGGATTCCACCCGGATATCGCATTCGGCCAGGTAATCGAGAAACGCACGAGCATAGAGGCGATGGTTCGCAACCACCACGGGATTGTAATTTCGCTCCGTCAGGAAATTCGTGAGCTTGGCGATCAGCTCATCGTGCAACTTCAACATGATTGTCTCCTCGGTTGGTCCAGAGACCGCCGAGGTTCGCAACCAAAATAATGCGCAGCAAATTTGCGCCAGATAACGGAAATTCCGCGACTACGCCGCGTTCCTGCGCATTATCGCTTCCTCGCGATAAACGATCTTATGCGCAGCTGCTCATAAGATCGCCCAGGCGTCCGCGTAAGCATCATAGATCGCGATCTGGTCCGGCGTCAGCTTGTGTTCGAGGGCCTCGTATTCGACGCCGGCAAAGCTGAGAGCCCGGGCGGTATAGAGCCCCATGGCTTTCAGATCGCGTGCGACGATTTCCATGGCGGCAATGCCGCCGTCCTCCATCGCCGCCATGAACCCGGCCCGGTCACGAAAGGCCGTACCCGGTCCCCACAGCCCGAGACGCGCGGCGTAGCACAGGTTCGCTGGATCGGTGGCGCCGGTCGCGGAAACATAGAGCACGCGTGCGCGCGGCAGCGCGTGCTGCAGGCGCACGCCGGCAAGACCCTGTTCGGAACCCTTGGCCGCGCCGAACTCGGTCTCGGTTCCCGCCGCATTGGCCATGGCGTGCGCCTCGTCGAACACCAGCATGCCTTCGAAGTCCTCGCCCAGCCAGGTGCGGATTTGCTGGAGCCGCGAGGCCTCGTCGTGGCGCGAGGAGCGCAAGGTCGCGTATGTCAGGAACAGGATGCCGCTGGTCATGGCAATCGGCTTGCCAAGCGGGAAGGCATCGAGCGGCTGGATATCAATGGGAAGGCCGCCCAGCGCCGCCCAGTCGCGGCGGGCGTCCTCGATGAGGCCGGAGGCAAGCGAGATCCATACAGCCTTGCGGCGTCGCCGGTTCCACTGATCGAGGATTGCAGCGGCAACTTCGCGCCCCTTGCCGACACCGGTACCGTCGCCAATGAAATACCCGGTACGATAGACATGCCCGTCCGCGGCCTCGGCCAGTTGATCGCCCGCCTCGTTGGGAATGAAGGCGCCCGGCAGATCGCGCTCGAATGCCTCGCCGGCCTGGATAACGGTTTCAAGCTGCGCATCGGAAAGCGCGGCAAGGGCGCGCGCCTGCAGCATGGGCCGATAGCAGGGGGCCGGCGGCAGGACCGAAGCCATGGCAAGCGATTCCACAAGCTGGTCGGGATGCGCAGCCGCTCCCGGGATTGCGATGCGGGAAAGCCGCCAGGGCACGTAGATGCCGACGGGATCGCCCGCTGGCAGCGGCGTCTCGCGGACTGCATATTCGAGCGGTTTCGCCGCATCATCGACGCGCGGATCTCGCCGGGGGACGGTGCGGCGTGGCGATGCGAGCCCCGAGAACAAGGGCGAGGCGGCAGGCCGCGCTGCGGCACGCGCTGGCGGTTGCGGCAGTGCCGCCGCAGGTGGCAGTGTCGGCGAGGGATCAAGCCGGGGCGGCAGTGCCAGAATGACTGGCAAGGCCTCTTCCAGCGTATGGACAGTATGGCGCTCCACCGGCCCCGCCCAGCCCTTGTCGTAAACAAGCAGACGCACCGCGATGCTTGTGCCATGTTTGGCGAAAGGGCTGCCCAGGATCGTCAGTTCCATGCGCGGCGGCGCAACCTCGGCCACTGCGGTGTATCCCGCCGAAGCGCTGCCATCACAGGCGAAACCCGGCGGCATGATCGCCACGCAGCGCCCGCCATGGCCGAGCCGCAGAAGTGCCGATCGCAGATGGCGCGCGCCGGCGTGACGATCGGCGCCGCGCCCCTCGCTGCGGCTGAATGGCGGGTTGATCAGAATGACGTCGGGTGAAACGCCAGCGGGCAGTTTGTCGTGAATGAACTCGGCATCATGCGTGGTGACCTCGCGGGCCATCGCCCTGCCCAGCAATGCGGCACGGCCGGGATCGCGTTCGTTGAGGAGCAGCCGCGCACTGGCCCGCGCCGCATGCACCGCGAGCATGCCGGTCCCCGCCGAAGGTTCGAGCACGAGGTCCGACGGCACAATTCGCGCTGCCTTGGCTGCTAGCCAGGCCAGGGCTAGCGGTGTGCTGAACTGCTGCAGATCGATCTGGGCTTCGGACCGGTAGGTCTGTGTCGGCAGGCTCTTCTGCAAGGCGAGAAGCGCTGCAAACATGGCACAAGGATCGTCACTATGCAGCGTCTCCCAGTCCTTGCGACGCAGCAATAGGACCTGCGACGTCTCGAGCGCATCATAGGCATCGCGCATCGACCAGGCGCCGTTGGCGTCCGATGCGCCGAACGTCTCGGCCATCAGCTGATTAAGGTTTCGGCGGGAAATGGGATGAGACCGTGACAGCCTGTCGGCCACGGCCCTGGCGACGACAAGCAGTTTGTCAGCCTTGGTGGTACCGGCAGCGCCATCGGCCCCGGCGAGATCGAGAAGTGGGAGGTTCATCGAGGTGATCCTTGGATAGAACAGGCGTCTCTTCCGCCGCCTTGCCCATCCCTCCTTTCCCCCTCGGTCAGTGTGAGCGGGACGCAAGGAAACGGGGCCACGGCATGATTGCCGCAGCCCCGTGAGGAGGGTTCAGTCGAGTTCAGGCGGCTGCGGCGATCGGATCGCTGTCGTCCTCGTCAGCCGGGTTCGGTTCTGCTTTGACGCCGGGACCGGTTTTCAATTCCGGTTCACTGCTCGGCGCGTCGGTCGCGTTGTCATCCGAAGCGAGGTCCGTGCTGTCGGCAGCGTCGAGCGGCGCGAAGCGCATGGCATCGGGCAGCCAGGCCAATGCCCGTTCCTTGATGTCGGACTCGACCAGAATGTCGCCGGCAAACAGCTTCTCGGCCGAGGCGGCAAGGTCATGCTTCTTCGAGGCGCCGTAACGCTGGCGAAGTTCGCCGCCGCCAACTTCGTCAAACAGATCGAGGATCGCCGGCTTGGTGATGCGGTCGAAGTAGTTCCGGGCCGTCGGCCGCCACCAGGCCGCGACATCGATATCCAGCTTTGTGCCCAAATGATCGATGAACGCACTGCCCGTTGCGCCAGCTGGTACGGCGTCGATCGTGCGCGCTACCGCCCATCCCAGCCAGGCCGCGATGGCTTCCTCGGGAAGCGCGCAGAAGGCATCGTAGCGCATACGAACATCGTCGTGATCGCACCAGCTACGGTCGAGGGAACCCTCGATCCGTGCCCATTCCTCGGCTGCCTGCGTGCCGCTCTCGAAGTTGGAAACGCGCGGGCTCGGCACCCGGGCACGCAGGTCGCTGGCGAGTTCCATGCCGCCGTAGAGCCGGGTTGCCGCATCGGCCATGATGAAGGTTCCGAGGTCCAGGGCGAAACGCGGATCGCTCGCGACATGAACCGCCAGCATCTCCGTCTTCATCATGGCCAGTTCGTCGATGAGACGCTGGCTGTGCGCGGGCCTGGATGCGGCATCCGCCTGAGCGTCCTCACCATCTTGGTCATCGCCGCCGTCGATCCCGATGCCCTCGTCGTCGCCCGCCGGCTCTTCGACTGGCGCGACGTAAAGCTGTTCGTGAACCCTGGGCTGGCCATCACGGCCGATCACCACGTAGGCGAGCGAGGACGCCTTCTGCTCATCGGTGAGGATGGGGACCCGATTCTGGATCGCCTCGTATTCCGCCTCGAGTGCCTGGACGCGGGCTTCATCGTCCGCGGTGTAACCCTCGCCATCCTCGTCGTCGGCCGTCTCTCCGATTGCCTCGATCTCGGACTGGATCGCCTCGCAGCGCGCTTCCTGCTCCGCCGTGAGCGGCGGCAGTTCCCCATCGACATGGCGCAGGGAATAGGTCTCGGTGTAGGGAATGTGGGAAGCCGGAACCGCGCGGATCTGGGCATAGCCTTCGCGTGTCCGGATCGCTTCGGCTGCGGCGGTAAGCTTTTCCTCGGCGAGGTGATCGAGGATATCGCCGTCGATCCACATTTCGCTTTCCACGTCGGAAAAGAGATCGGCATCGATCCGGCCGCCAGAGGCAACGTAGGCTTCCCGGCCCACCAGCAGCGCCTTGGGGTC harbors:
- a CDS encoding tyrosine-type recombinase/integrase, coding for MTRSDPFPSLLRAFFQEWLVEQRSASVHTIRSYRDTWRLLLRFIAERKGGGVARVALADISADEVRAFLHHTEHGRGSTIGTRNCRLAAIRSFFSFVADRNPEYVAQCAEVLTVPLKREPTSAPCYLEPAEVEAILAQPDRSTVAGMRDHALLSFLYNSGARIQEALDLCPDAIRFDAPHCARLNGKGRKERICPLWPETVTLIEKLLERQPRAPDERIFVNRYGKPLGASGVRFKLAAYVDEAAKAVPSLRSKHVTPHSFRHATAVHLVAAGVDITVIRSWLGHVSLDTTNHYAQANLETKRKALEQVGAPAASNVPPSWKRDASLMEWLDTL
- a CDS encoding strawberry notch-like NTP hydrolase domain-containing protein → MNLPLLDLAGADGAAGTTKADKLLVVARAVADRLSRSHPISRRNLNQLMAETFGASDANGAWSMRDAYDALETSQVLLLRRKDWETLHSDDPCAMFAALLALQKSLPTQTYRSEAQIDLQQFSTPLALAWLAAKAARIVPSDLVLEPSAGTGMLAVHAARASARLLLNERDPGRAALLGRAMAREVTTHDAEFIHDKLPAGVSPDVILINPPFSRSEGRGADRHAGARHLRSALLRLGHGGRCVAIMPPGFACDGSASAGYTAVAEVAPPRMELTILGSPFAKHGTSIAVRLLVYDKGWAGPVERHTVHTLEEALPVILALPPRLDPSPTLPPAAALPQPPARAAARPAASPLFSGLASPRRTVPRRDPRVDDAAKPLEYAVRETPLPAGDPVGIYVPWRLSRIAIPGAAAHPDQLVESLAMASVLPPAPCYRPMLQARALAALSDAQLETVIQAGEAFERDLPGAFIPNEAGDQLAEAADGHVYRTGYFIGDGTGVGKGREVAAAILDQWNRRRRKAVWISLASGLIEDARRDWAALGGLPIDIQPLDAFPLGKPIAMTSGILFLTYATLRSSRHDEASRLQQIRTWLGEDFEGMLVFDEAHAMANAAGTETEFGAAKGSEQGLAGVRLQHALPRARVLYVSATGATDPANLCYAARLGLWGPGTAFRDRAGFMAAMEDGGIAAMEIVARDLKAMGLYTARALSFAGVEYEALEHKLTPDQIAIYDAYADAWAIL
- a CDS encoding strawberry notch C-terminal domain-containing protein; the encoded protein is MDEALKATGVVDRMSGDTLNAQAKGSALSRFESAKQRFFSQVLLSMKMPSLIRAIETEVATGHAAVVQLVTTGEAVLERRLSGLSAQERAHLAVDVSPRDGLVDYLRNAFPTRQMRVFTASDGTARSELMVDEHGAPVPCREAMAARDDLIEQLCGMPPIPAALDALIAHFGKDAVAEVTGRTKRIVLDPHGNQKLETRSPGARKADSDAFMAGRKPILAFSDAGGTGRSYHADLGSGSAGKRRIHFLLEPGWKAASAIQGLGRTHRTNQASAPVFRPVTTDCKGERRFISTIARRLDSLGALTRGQRQTGGQNLFNPADSLESTYAREALTQWYHLLHAGKLSSTTLPDFTNMTGLKLVEDDSGALLERLPPIQRWLNRILALRIAAQNAIFEEYGGLIQARIDAAREAGTLDLGVETIVAERVVPLGEQVLRTDPVTGAQTRLLRLELHTKPRTMSWARLTRMWEGTEGVAWLRNGRSGKVALRVPSWSITDDEGRPVPMCQLVRPTGSERLSAHALEGTHWQPIEQDAFRTLWETEVTAASAQLDVETISLATGLLLPVWHKLPSDDVRVWRITDRTSEALLGRIVMPAAVEKLQAEFGLAASVRLTPAELIAAARSDGGVPVPGLDGVRLASVFVNNSRRLELRGAGPGDRDWLKARGCFTEVIQYTTRIFVPLDRAEEVLSAISQGFSAPASAPSRPGS
- a CDS encoding tyrosine-type recombinase/integrase is translated as MSAWHDPDRTVVDAFLVKSQFRPGSVPTYRWFLRTFEDVARRHPAVDRQMLEAWLKEMARRWRMSTLLNQVCIVDRFLDHLAEIGLIADNPIVALRRRYNVKHSKPIWRALASSNPDEELAALRQPAPFGSVLGDFMRDHVALMHSRGYQYETQGHWILRFDRFLQANPELAGSSLETMLACWKAAKPTRNHAAECQKLGRLLTKARHRLDPGIPPKRFDARPEREVAREHRRPHIFSPSDVRNMLNVARSYPSPNAPLRPMVLYTMVLLAYCAGLRRSELARLDLGDVDFQSGTITIRQTKFYKTRILPLTGSVLAELRAYIDARQRAGAPQNPESGLFWHGHFNDRYTPRSVSTMITDVMRRAGFKAPTGRTGPRVHDLRHSMVVNRILQWYRAGVNPQDKLHFLSTYMGHRDINSTLVYITVTQDLLQEASERFRAVGARCLTMEARP
- a CDS encoding site-specific integrase translates to MLKLHDELIAKLTNFLTERNYNPVVVANHRLYARAFLDYLAECDIRVESVTPGQVDQYFHYAIEDFQARYGRDPSPRWHKLPRTAISKLLRLAQGKWPPEPELTGPDAAFRHAICCEYEAWLRDERGLASASIAAAMWEARNFLRWQFDRGGGAGLATLNVRDVDLYMDMRGPGLRRKSLADVAERLRSVVRYLHRTGRIPTDLTPHIIGPMLYAYEDVPSTLDTEQIAAVLAAAKTDLSPRGLRDHAILQLLATYGLREGEICRLRLEDVNWREESLHIRHTKTNAHSAMPLLAPVGEALFDYLRHGRPRTEAREVFVRSCAPYIAMTNLYGMVRGRLSAAGVEPPGKRGPHVFRHARAVEMLRASVPQKIIGDVLGHRSTESTNTYLKLATDDLRAVALDVPGMEVLS
- a CDS encoding ParB/RepB/Spo0J family partition protein; this translates as MSQPIIFVSASKLTKSPSNVRKMSDPEADAQLEASIVARGVIQNLIGLPVTRKKGHYRITAGGRRLDAVHRAIEKGDLAADTELPVMVVAEANDAIEISLSENFFKLSMSPADACRAFQDIIETEKKTPADIAKRFGLTERFVLGRLRLANLAEPVFEALREGEITLDVAMAYASTSDTARQASVFEQLGQGYYRSNLSEIRRQLASGGYRGSDPKALLVGREAYVASGGRIDADLFSDVESEMWIDGDILDHLAEEKLTAAAEAIRTREGYAQIRAVPASHIPYTETYSLRHVDGELPPLTAEQEARCEAIQSEIEAIGETADDEDGEGYTADDEARVQALEAEYEAIQNRVPILTDEQKASSLAYVVIGRDGQPRVHEQLYVAPVEEPAGDDEGIGIDGGDDQDGEDAQADAASRPAHSQRLIDELAMMKTEMLAVHVASDPRFALDLGTFIMADAATRLYGGMELASDLRARVPSPRVSNFESGTQAAEEWARIEGSLDRSWCDHDDVRMRYDAFCALPEEAIAAWLGWAVARTIDAVPAGATGSAFIDHLGTKLDIDVAAWWRPTARNYFDRITKPAILDLFDEVGGGELRQRYGASKKHDLAASAEKLFAGDILVESDIKERALAWLPDAMRFAPLDAADSTDLASDDNATDAPSSEPELKTGPGVKAEPNPADEDDSDPIAAAA